From a single Rhinolophus ferrumequinum isolate MPI-CBG mRhiFer1 chromosome 15, mRhiFer1_v1.p, whole genome shotgun sequence genomic region:
- the IRX5 gene encoding iroquois-class homeodomain protein IRX-5 isoform X2 has product MSYPQGYLYQPSASLALYSCPAYSTSVISGPRTDELGRSSSGSAFSPYAGSTAFTAPSPGYNSHLQYGADPAAAAAAAFSSYVGSPYDHPPGMAGSLGYHPYAAPLGSYPYGDPAYRKNATRDATATLKAWLNEHRKNPYPTKGEKIMLAIITKMTLTQVSTWFANARRRLKKENKMTWTPRNRSEDEEEEENIDLEKNDEDEPQKPEDKNDPEGPEAGGAEQKAASGCERLQGSPTPAGKETEGSLSDSDFKEPPSEGRLDALPGPPRASGPSPAGPAAARLAEDPGPHYPSGTPAPGPHPAAGELPPGPGGPSVIHSPPPPPPQAVLAKPKLWSLAEIATSSDKVKDGGGGSEGSPCPPCPGPVAGQALGGSRASPAPAPSRSPSAQCPFPGGTVLSRPLYYTAPFYPGYTNYGSFGHLHGHPGPGPGPTTGPGSHFNGLNQTVLNRADALAKDPKMLRSQSQLDLCKDSPYELKKGMSDI; this is encoded by the exons ATGTCCTACCCGCAGGGCTACTTGTACCAGCCGTCCGCCTCGCTGGCGCTCTACTCGTGCCCCGCGTACAGCACCAGCGTCATCTCGGGGCCCCGCACGGATGAGCTCGGCCGCTCGTCGTCCGGCTCTGCGTTCTCGCCCTACGCCGGCTCCACCGCCTTCACGGCGCCCTCGCCGGGCTACAACTCGCACCTCCAGTACGGCGCAGACCccgcggcggccgcggcggccgCCTTCTCTTCATACGTG GGTTCTCCCTATGACCATCCACCGGGCATGGCAGGCTCCTTGGGGTACCACCCTTACGCGGCGCCCCTGGGCTCCTACCCGTACGGGGACCCGGCGTACCGAAAGAACGCCACAAGAGATGCCACCGCTACACTCAAAGCCTGGCTCAACGAGCACCGCAAGAACCCCTACCCCACCAAGGGCGAGAAGATCATGCTGGCCATTATCACCAAGATGACCCTCACCCAGGTGTCTACCTGGTTCGCCAACGCGCGCCGGCGCCTCAAGAAGGAGAACAAGATGACGTGGACTCCGAGGAACCGCAgcgaggacgaggaggaggaggagaacattGATCTGGAAAAGAACGACGAGGATGAGCCCCAGAAACCGGAGGACAAGAACGACCCCGAGGGGCCCGAAGCAG GAGGAGCGGAACAGAAGGCGGCTTCGGGCTGCGAACGGCTGCAGGGGTCGCCTACTCCCGCCGGCAAGGAGACCGAGGGCAGTCTCAGCGACTCAGATTTTAAGGAGCCGCCATCCGAGGGCCGCCTGGACGCGTTACCTGGGCCCCCCCGCGCCAGCGGGCCCTCTCCCGCGGGTCCAGCAGCGGCGCGACTGGCCGAGGACCCGGGCCCTCACTACCCCTCGGGCACACCGGCCCCGGGCCCTCACCCAGCCGCGGGAGAGCTGCCCCCGGGTCCTGGCGGGCCCTCGGTCATACACTCTCCCCCACCACCGCCGCCGCAGGCGGTGCTGGCCAAGCCCAAACTGTGGTCTCTGGCAGAGATCGCCACATCCTCGGACAAGGTCAAGGACGGGGGCGGCGGGAGCGAGGGCTCTCCGTGCCCACCGTGCCCCGGGCCCGTAGCAGGGCAAGCCCTAGGAGGCAGCCGCGCGTCGCCGGCCCCGGCGCCATCGCGCTCGCCCTCAGCGCAGTGCCCCTTTCCAGGCGGGACGGTGCTGTCCCGGCCTCTCTACTACACGGCGCCCTTCTATCCTGGCTACACGAACTATGGCTCCTTCGGACACCTTCACGGCCACCCGGGGCCCGGACCGGGCCCCACAACCGGTCCAGGCTCGCATTTCAATGGATTAAACCAGACGGTGTTGAACCGAGCGGACGCTTTGGCTAAAGACCCGAAAATGTTGCGGAGCCAGTCCCAGCTAGACCTGTGCAAAGACTCTCCCTATGAATTGAAGAAAGGTATGTCCGACATTTAA
- the IRX5 gene encoding iroquois-class homeodomain protein IRX-5 isoform X1 yields the protein MSYPQGYLYQPSASLALYSCPAYSTSVISGPRTDELGRSSSGSAFSPYAGSTAFTAPSPGYNSHLQYGADPAAAAAAAFSSYVGSPYDHPPGMAGSLGYHPYAAPLGSYPYGDPAYRKNATRDATATLKAWLNEHRKNPYPTKGEKIMLAIITKMTLTQVSTWFANARRRLKKENKMTWTPRNRSEDEEEEENIDLEKNDEDEPQKPEDKNDPEGPEAGGAEQKAASGCERLQGSPTPAGKETEGSLSDSDFKEPPSEGRLDALPGPPRASGPSPAGPAAARLAEDPGPHYPSGTPAPGPHPAAGELPPGPGGPSVIHSPPPPPPQAVLAKPKLWSLAEIATSSDKVKDGGGGSEGSPCPPCPGPVAGQALGGSRASPAPAPSRSPSAQCPFPGGTVLSRPLYYTAPFYPGYTNYGSFGHLHGHPGPGPGPTTGPGSHFNGLNQTVLNRADALAKDPKMLRSQSQLDLCKDSPYELKKDGGGSISLGPRLRTTWSRDPC from the exons ATGTCCTACCCGCAGGGCTACTTGTACCAGCCGTCCGCCTCGCTGGCGCTCTACTCGTGCCCCGCGTACAGCACCAGCGTCATCTCGGGGCCCCGCACGGATGAGCTCGGCCGCTCGTCGTCCGGCTCTGCGTTCTCGCCCTACGCCGGCTCCACCGCCTTCACGGCGCCCTCGCCGGGCTACAACTCGCACCTCCAGTACGGCGCAGACCccgcggcggccgcggcggccgCCTTCTCTTCATACGTG GGTTCTCCCTATGACCATCCACCGGGCATGGCAGGCTCCTTGGGGTACCACCCTTACGCGGCGCCCCTGGGCTCCTACCCGTACGGGGACCCGGCGTACCGAAAGAACGCCACAAGAGATGCCACCGCTACACTCAAAGCCTGGCTCAACGAGCACCGCAAGAACCCCTACCCCACCAAGGGCGAGAAGATCATGCTGGCCATTATCACCAAGATGACCCTCACCCAGGTGTCTACCTGGTTCGCCAACGCGCGCCGGCGCCTCAAGAAGGAGAACAAGATGACGTGGACTCCGAGGAACCGCAgcgaggacgaggaggaggaggagaacattGATCTGGAAAAGAACGACGAGGATGAGCCCCAGAAACCGGAGGACAAGAACGACCCCGAGGGGCCCGAAGCAG GAGGAGCGGAACAGAAGGCGGCTTCGGGCTGCGAACGGCTGCAGGGGTCGCCTACTCCCGCCGGCAAGGAGACCGAGGGCAGTCTCAGCGACTCAGATTTTAAGGAGCCGCCATCCGAGGGCCGCCTGGACGCGTTACCTGGGCCCCCCCGCGCCAGCGGGCCCTCTCCCGCGGGTCCAGCAGCGGCGCGACTGGCCGAGGACCCGGGCCCTCACTACCCCTCGGGCACACCGGCCCCGGGCCCTCACCCAGCCGCGGGAGAGCTGCCCCCGGGTCCTGGCGGGCCCTCGGTCATACACTCTCCCCCACCACCGCCGCCGCAGGCGGTGCTGGCCAAGCCCAAACTGTGGTCTCTGGCAGAGATCGCCACATCCTCGGACAAGGTCAAGGACGGGGGCGGCGGGAGCGAGGGCTCTCCGTGCCCACCGTGCCCCGGGCCCGTAGCAGGGCAAGCCCTAGGAGGCAGCCGCGCGTCGCCGGCCCCGGCGCCATCGCGCTCGCCCTCAGCGCAGTGCCCCTTTCCAGGCGGGACGGTGCTGTCCCGGCCTCTCTACTACACGGCGCCCTTCTATCCTGGCTACACGAACTATGGCTCCTTCGGACACCTTCACGGCCACCCGGGGCCCGGACCGGGCCCCACAACCGGTCCAGGCTCGCATTTCAATGGATTAAACCAGACGGTGTTGAACCGAGCGGACGCTTTGGCTAAAGACCCGAAAATGTTGCGGAGCCAGTCCCAGCTAGACCTGTGCAAAGACTCTCCCTATGAATTGAAGAAAG